A window of Paraburkholderia bryophila contains these coding sequences:
- a CDS encoding GGDEF domain-containing protein, translating into MNSTGKHNAPLGADFLRHDSAPAAAGVEGYMEHDAAVYRTLLESTKAIPWKIDWATLAFSYIGPQIEALLGWAPSSWKTVQDWAARMHPEDRDKVVEFCVAQSKAGTDHEADYRALTSRGEYVWLRDVVHVVRDANGEVESLVGFMFDISERKKTEEKLAELQRELEALSFKDGLTGVGNRREFDAVLQREWSAAQRHAAPLSLIMADIDFFKSYNDYYGHVQGDACLKRVAAVLSEAVRPGDFVGRFGGEEFVLILPNTGADAARQVVERCRDRLSAEEIAHERSPFRQTVTASFGVGTLIPAAEADPVAFVNLVDSQLYLAKDNGRDCIAAVNRVG; encoded by the coding sequence ATGAACAGCACTGGCAAACACAACGCGCCGCTCGGCGCGGATTTTCTGCGTCACGATTCCGCACCGGCCGCTGCCGGCGTGGAAGGTTACATGGAGCACGACGCCGCCGTCTACCGTACCTTGCTCGAATCGACGAAAGCGATTCCGTGGAAGATCGATTGGGCGACCCTGGCGTTCTCCTATATCGGTCCGCAGATCGAAGCGCTGCTCGGCTGGGCGCCGTCGAGCTGGAAAACCGTGCAGGACTGGGCCGCGCGCATGCATCCGGAAGACCGCGACAAGGTGGTCGAATTCTGCGTTGCGCAGTCGAAGGCGGGCACCGATCACGAAGCGGACTATCGCGCGTTGACGAGCCGCGGCGAATACGTCTGGCTGCGCGACGTGGTGCATGTGGTGCGCGACGCCAACGGCGAGGTCGAGTCGCTGGTCGGCTTCATGTTCGACATCAGCGAGCGCAAGAAGACCGAAGAGAAACTGGCCGAATTGCAACGTGAGCTCGAAGCGCTGTCGTTCAAGGACGGCCTCACGGGCGTGGGCAATCGCCGCGAATTCGACGCCGTCTTGCAGCGCGAATGGAGCGCGGCGCAGCGGCATGCCGCGCCGCTATCGCTGATCATGGCCGACATCGATTTCTTCAAGTCGTACAACGACTACTACGGCCACGTGCAGGGAGATGCGTGCCTGAAGCGGGTGGCCGCCGTGCTGAGCGAAGCGGTGCGGCCGGGTGATTTCGTCGGCCGCTTCGGCGGCGAGGAATTCGTGCTGATTCTGCCGAATACCGGTGCGGACGCCGCGCGGCAGGTCGTCGAGCGATGCCGTGACCGGCTCTCGGCGGAGGAGATTGCGCACGAGCGTTCGCCGTTCCGGCAGACGGTGACCGCGAGTTTCGGCGTCGGCACGCTGATTCCCGCGGCGGAGGCCGATCCGGTGGCGTTCGTGAATCTGGTGGACTCGCAGTTGTACCTTGCTAAAGACAATGGGCGCGACTGCATCGCGGCGGTCAACCGGGTGGGCTGA
- a CDS encoding efflux transporter outer membrane subunit, producing the protein MKSATSRRLRFACASMIVSMSVALSACKSVGPDFKQPDVTLENRWLETLPDQGQATPAAQAAWWTAFNDPVLSALEERAFQRNLSLQVAGLHIFKARAQLATSAENLLPQSGSVSAGADHINTSGVGPLPPTHLWAEHLRVNAGWEIDFWGKYRRQIESDRAQLRVSEAAYDNALVSLFGDLANAYIDLRTLDQRIAVAQQNLKSVQQSLTLTQARYRHGAATQLDVEQAATLVAETEAQIPPLIKARAQDRDTLAVLLADPPDAVEAQLKGGTAIPVPPTQIDVGIPADLLRRRPDVRQAALNAAAQSALIGAAKAKLYPSLSLTGLFGLSSGDQHGIGLTQWGSKTIGLFSAGITLPILDRGQLKNAVRVQDASFQEAVLDYQNTVLQAQKEVEDAIAALRTSLDALAASARASDASQRALRLANAQYRAGSVTYDPVLDASRSALRDGDALAQNQGLAALAAVSLYRALGGGWEVAQGQQVVSEKIATQMAQRTDWGRLLNPPAGSALARASVAQPENGK; encoded by the coding sequence ATGAAATCCGCCACGTCCCGCCGTTTGCGCTTTGCCTGCGCGTCGATGATCGTCTCGATGAGCGTGGCATTGAGCGCCTGCAAGAGCGTCGGCCCCGATTTCAAACAGCCGGACGTGACGCTCGAAAACCGCTGGCTCGAAACCTTGCCGGATCAAGGGCAGGCCACGCCCGCCGCGCAGGCCGCCTGGTGGACCGCGTTCAACGACCCGGTGCTGAGCGCGCTCGAAGAGCGTGCTTTCCAGCGCAACCTGTCGCTGCAGGTGGCCGGTCTGCATATCTTCAAGGCGCGCGCGCAACTCGCGACCAGCGCGGAAAATCTGCTGCCGCAGTCGGGCAGCGTGTCGGCGGGTGCGGACCATATCAACACCAGCGGCGTCGGCCCGTTGCCGCCCACGCATTTGTGGGCTGAACATTTACGCGTGAACGCCGGCTGGGAAATCGATTTCTGGGGCAAGTATCGCCGGCAGATCGAATCGGACCGCGCGCAATTGCGGGTGTCGGAAGCTGCCTATGACAACGCGCTGGTATCGCTGTTCGGCGACCTCGCGAATGCCTATATCGACCTGCGCACGCTCGATCAGCGCATTGCGGTGGCGCAGCAGAATCTCAAGTCGGTGCAGCAGAGCCTCACGCTGACACAGGCGCGCTACCGGCACGGCGCGGCGACGCAGCTCGACGTCGAACAGGCCGCCACGCTGGTGGCCGAAACCGAAGCGCAGATTCCGCCACTCATCAAGGCGCGCGCGCAGGACCGCGACACGCTGGCCGTGCTGCTTGCCGATCCGCCCGACGCCGTCGAGGCGCAGCTCAAAGGCGGCACGGCGATACCCGTGCCACCCACGCAGATCGATGTCGGCATTCCCGCCGATCTGCTGCGGCGCCGTCCCGACGTGCGCCAGGCCGCGCTCAACGCGGCGGCGCAATCTGCGCTGATCGGCGCCGCGAAGGCGAAGCTGTATCCGTCGCTGTCGCTGACGGGGCTGTTCGGGTTGTCGTCGGGCGACCAGCACGGCATTGGTTTGACGCAGTGGGGCAGCAAGACGATCGGGCTGTTTTCCGCAGGTATTACGCTGCCTATCCTTGATCGCGGCCAGTTGAAAAACGCGGTGCGAGTTCAGGACGCGTCGTTTCAGGAGGCGGTGCTCGACTATCAGAACACCGTGCTGCAAGCGCAGAAAGAAGTGGAAGACGCGATCGCCGCGTTGCGCACGTCGCTGGATGCGCTTGCGGCGTCCGCGCGCGCATCCGATGCATCGCAGCGCGCGCTGCGGCTCGCGAACGCGCAGTATCGCGCGGGCTCGGTGACCTACGATCCGGTGCTGGACGCGTCGCGTTCGGCGTTGCGCGACGGCGATGCGCTCGCGCAAAACCAGGGGCTGGCGGCGCTCGCGGCGGTGTCGCTGTATCGGGCGCTCGGCGGCGGATGGGAGGTTGCGCAAGGACAGCAGGTGGTCAGCGAAAAGATTGCCACGCAGATGGCGCAGCGCACGGATTGGGGGCGTTTGTTGAATCCGCCCGCCGGTTCGGCTTTGGCGCGTGCGAGCGTGGCGCAGCCTGAGAACGGGAAATAA
- a CDS encoding YceI family protein — protein MKSNVYYPAVRTAFSTAFRPAIRPILAGIAALSLFGAGLAHADVDASKSTVIATTKQMNVPVDGKFKKFSAQLNFDPAKPTAGSANVSIDTGSYDLGADDYNKQAQGKEWFDSATYPAATFVSSAIAPAGGNQYKITGKLTIKGKSQTVVVPVTVTAQGATQTFDGSLPIKRSQFDVGTGEWKDTSVVADEVVIKFHLVASKK, from the coding sequence ATGAAATCAAACGTTTATTACCCCGCCGTTCGCACGGCATTTAGCACGGCATTTCGCCCCGCGATTCGACCGATCCTCGCCGGCATCGCGGCGCTTTCGCTGTTCGGCGCCGGGCTCGCGCATGCCGACGTCGACGCCAGCAAAAGCACGGTCATTGCCACCACGAAACAGATGAACGTGCCGGTCGACGGCAAGTTCAAAAAGTTCTCCGCGCAACTGAATTTCGATCCCGCCAAGCCGACCGCCGGCAGCGCCAACGTGTCGATCGACACCGGCAGCTACGACCTCGGCGCGGACGACTACAACAAGCAGGCGCAAGGTAAGGAATGGTTCGACAGCGCGACCTACCCGGCCGCGACCTTTGTTTCCAGCGCGATCGCGCCGGCCGGCGGCAACCAGTACAAGATCACCGGCAAGCTGACCATCAAGGGCAAATCGCAAACCGTCGTCGTGCCGGTCACGGTCACGGCACAAGGCGCCACGCAAACCTTCGACGGCTCGCTGCCCATCAAGCGCTCGCAGTTCGACGTCGGCACGGGCGAATGGAAAGATACCTCGGTGGTAGCCGACGAAGTCGTCATCAAATTTCACCTCGTCGCTTCGAAGAAGTAA
- a CDS encoding YceI family protein — translation MKKSFLLAAGALAAALSFNAMAADTYQLDPTHTYPSFETDHFGGISTWRGKFKKSSGTVVLDRAAKTGTVDVTIDMSSVDIGNDKLDAELVTEKFFDATKYPTATYKGTQIRFDGDKPVEVIGTLTMHGITKPVNLKIESFKCFTNPMLKREVCGTESTATFNRDDFGIDFGKAYGFKMQTTLHIQAEGIKQ, via the coding sequence TTGAAGAAATCCTTTTTGCTCGCCGCCGGCGCACTGGCCGCTGCCCTGTCGTTCAACGCAATGGCGGCCGACACGTATCAGCTCGATCCGACCCACACCTACCCGAGCTTCGAAACCGACCACTTCGGCGGCATCTCGACGTGGCGCGGCAAGTTCAAGAAAAGCAGCGGCACCGTTGTGCTGGATCGCGCGGCGAAGACCGGCACGGTGGACGTGACGATCGACATGAGCTCGGTGGATATCGGCAACGACAAGCTCGATGCGGAACTGGTCACGGAAAAGTTCTTCGACGCAACAAAGTACCCGACCGCAACGTACAAGGGCACGCAGATCCGCTTCGACGGCGACAAGCCGGTTGAAGTGATCGGCACGCTGACGATGCATGGCATCACCAAGCCGGTCAATCTGAAGATCGAATCGTTCAAGTGCTTCACGAACCCGATGCTCAAGCGTGAAGTGTGCGGCACTGAATCGACCGCCACGTTCAATCGCGACGACTTCGGCATCGACTTCGGCAAGGCTTACGGCTTCAAGATGCAGACCACGCTGCACATTCAGGCTGAAGGCATCAAGCAGTAA
- a CDS encoding arsenic transporter translates to MNSVLLSWGIAAAATAGVITRPFKWPEAVWAVAGALLLVALGLLPVDLAIAAVGKGTDVYLFLFGMMLLSEVGRREGLFDWVAVLAVNHAQGSPRKLFLLVYLVGVVITAFLSNDAAAVVLTPAVFAAAKKAKTHPLPLLFVCAFIANAASFVLPISNPANIVLYGNHTPALGAWLMRFTLPSLLSIVATYLMLRWSQRDALAGTCEANLEPLALSASGRVALAGIAVTAVALLTVSAFDLPLGLPTAILGALTALVVLIQERKSPLPMIREISWSVLPLVAALFVLVEMLDHTGVITTLAGLTQRAALHNEMSTAGWAGAAIAFGSNLMNNLPAGLIASSTVLQAHSPERVIDALLIGVDLGPNLSITGSLATILWLNAIRREGEDVGFLTFLKVGVVVMLPALVLALGARILIH, encoded by the coding sequence TTGAATTCCGTTTTGCTTTCCTGGGGTATCGCCGCGGCCGCCACGGCCGGTGTCATCACCCGGCCGTTCAAATGGCCCGAGGCGGTCTGGGCCGTGGCCGGCGCGCTGCTGCTGGTGGCGCTGGGGCTGTTGCCGGTCGATCTGGCGATCGCGGCGGTCGGCAAAGGCACCGACGTCTACCTGTTTCTGTTCGGCATGATGCTGCTGTCCGAAGTGGGCCGCCGCGAAGGACTGTTCGACTGGGTCGCGGTGCTCGCGGTCAATCATGCCCAGGGTTCGCCGCGCAAGTTGTTCCTGCTGGTCTATCTGGTCGGCGTGGTAATCACCGCCTTTCTTTCCAACGACGCAGCCGCGGTCGTGCTCACCCCGGCCGTATTCGCCGCCGCCAAAAAAGCGAAGACGCACCCGTTGCCGCTGCTGTTCGTCTGCGCATTCATCGCCAACGCGGCGAGCTTCGTGCTGCCGATCTCGAATCCGGCCAACATCGTGCTGTACGGCAATCACACGCCCGCGCTCGGCGCGTGGCTGATGCGCTTCACGCTGCCTTCGCTGCTGTCGATCGTGGCGACCTACCTGATGCTGCGCTGGAGCCAGCGCGACGCGCTGGCCGGCACCTGCGAGGCGAATCTGGAACCGCTCGCGCTATCGGCGAGCGGCCGCGTCGCGCTGGCGGGTATCGCGGTGACGGCCGTCGCGTTGCTGACGGTGTCCGCGTTCGATCTGCCGCTCGGCCTGCCCACCGCGATCCTCGGCGCGCTGACGGCGCTGGTCGTGTTGATCCAGGAGCGCAAATCGCCGCTGCCGATGATCCGCGAAATCTCATGGAGTGTGCTGCCGCTGGTTGCCGCGCTGTTCGTGCTGGTCGAGATGCTCGATCACACCGGCGTCATCACGACGCTCGCCGGCCTGACGCAGCGCGCGGCGCTGCACAACGAAATGAGCACCGCGGGCTGGGCCGGCGCCGCCATCGCGTTTGGCAGCAATCTGATGAACAACCTGCCGGCCGGGCTGATCGCCAGTTCGACCGTGCTGCAGGCGCACAGCCCGGAGCGCGTCATCGACGCGTTGCTGATCGGCGTCGACCTGGGGCCGAACCTGTCGATCACGGGGTCGCTCGCCACGATCCTCTGGCTCAACGCGATTCGCCGCGAAGGCGAAGACGTCGGCTTCCTGACGTTTCTGAAGGTCGGCGTGGTGGTGATGTTGCCGGCGCTCGTGCTGGCGCTGGGCGCGAGGATTCTGATCCACTGA
- a CDS encoding efflux RND transporter periplasmic adaptor subunit, whose amino-acid sequence MANRCVNNERGGAEGCVKSRTQPAIAFGITAPAVITPVVLAALILTLTACHDNATQAAQNAPLPQVSVSRPVPREVREQLDLSGTVAPSATVTLVARVQGVLQQIGFADGAYVKQGQLLFRIEPDSYRAQLTYDQAALVNADQELTRQKQLTSDNATSESSLQKAQTTRDQALAKRDMSRINLGYTEIRAPFAGRIGARSFDVGNLVGASDSTKLATLDRIQPVYVNFTLNERDANRIGLFTKPPRTVRVNVLGAPAAQGEDAALEFVDTRVDSGSGALKLRADIANQDAHLIPGMSVEVHIPAGAPQNVVLIPDTALLREQAGAFVLIVNGAGVIEKRAVQTGGLYGTLRAVTVGLNANDQVVTGGALAVAPGAKVQVVAAATQGQS is encoded by the coding sequence ATGGCGAATCGATGCGTGAACAACGAGCGGGGCGGGGCTGAGGGCTGTGTAAAAAGCCGGACCCAACCCGCAATCGCGTTTGGTATTACTGCGCCAGCAGTCATCACCCCGGTCGTGCTCGCCGCGCTGATCCTCACGCTGACAGCGTGCCACGACAACGCCACCCAGGCCGCACAGAACGCACCGCTACCGCAAGTCAGCGTAAGCCGGCCCGTGCCTCGCGAAGTGCGCGAACAGCTCGACCTGAGCGGTACCGTCGCGCCTTCCGCCACGGTCACGCTGGTGGCGCGCGTGCAGGGCGTGCTGCAGCAGATCGGTTTCGCCGACGGCGCGTACGTGAAGCAAGGCCAGTTGCTGTTCCGCATCGAGCCGGATTCGTATCGCGCGCAACTCACTTACGACCAGGCCGCGCTCGTCAACGCCGATCAGGAACTGACGCGCCAGAAGCAGCTCACGTCCGACAACGCGACCTCCGAATCATCGTTGCAGAAAGCGCAGACCACGCGCGACCAGGCGCTCGCCAAACGCGACATGTCGCGCATCAATCTCGGTTACACAGAAATCCGCGCGCCGTTCGCGGGTCGCATCGGTGCGCGTTCATTCGACGTCGGTAATCTGGTCGGCGCATCCGACTCCACCAAACTCGCCACGTTGGACCGCATTCAACCGGTGTACGTGAATTTCACGCTGAACGAGCGTGACGCGAACCGTATCGGGCTGTTCACGAAACCGCCACGCACCGTGCGCGTGAACGTGCTCGGCGCGCCGGCCGCTCAGGGTGAAGACGCCGCGCTCGAATTCGTCGATACCCGCGTGGACTCGGGCAGCGGTGCGCTCAAACTGCGTGCCGATATCGCCAATCAGGACGCGCATCTGATTCCGGGCATGTCGGTCGAGGTGCATATCCCCGCCGGCGCGCCGCAGAACGTCGTGCTGATTCCCGACACCGCCTTGCTGCGCGAGCAGGCCGGCGCCTTTGTGCTGATCGTGAACGGCGCGGGCGTGATCGAGAAACGCGCGGTGCAAACCGGCGGCCTGTACGGCACGTTGCGTGCCGTCACCGTGGGCCTGAACGCAAACGATCAGGTGGTGACCGGCGGCGCGCTAGCCGTCGCGCCCGGCGCCAAGGTGCAGGTGGTCGCGGCCGCGACGCAGGGTCAGTCATGA
- a CDS encoding response regulator, whose translation MERPAKIIVLDDEVELRNMLQRFLRGHGFDVRVAEDSKRLDRYLEREPFDLLVLDLMIGEEDGLEICARLREQGQTLPILMLTAKGDPLDRVVGLETGADDYLAKPFLPRELVARINALLRRQKMASGEVTVTSQSVRFGDFTLDVGKQQLSRAGALLEIHSAQMLLLVALASSPNRPVSRDNLLARARGREHDALDRSIDVQVLRLRQIVEDDPSKPRFIKTVWGIGYMLAADVDS comes from the coding sequence ATGGAACGCCCCGCCAAAATCATCGTGCTCGACGACGAAGTCGAATTGCGCAACATGCTGCAGCGCTTTCTGCGCGGCCACGGTTTCGACGTGCGCGTCGCGGAAGACAGCAAGCGGCTCGATCGTTATCTGGAACGCGAACCGTTCGACCTGCTCGTGCTCGATCTGATGATCGGCGAAGAAGACGGCCTCGAAATCTGCGCGCGTCTGCGTGAGCAGGGGCAGACCTTGCCGATCCTGATGCTGACCGCGAAGGGCGATCCGCTCGACCGCGTGGTCGGCCTCGAAACCGGCGCCGACGACTACCTCGCCAAACCGTTCCTGCCGCGCGAACTGGTGGCGCGTATCAATGCGCTGCTGCGGCGCCAGAAGATGGCGTCCGGCGAAGTCACGGTGACCTCGCAATCCGTGCGCTTCGGCGATTTCACGCTCGACGTCGGCAAGCAGCAACTGTCGCGCGCGGGTGCGCTGCTGGAGATTCATTCGGCGCAGATGCTGTTGCTGGTCGCGCTGGCGTCGTCGCCGAACCGGCCGGTGAGCCGTGACAATCTGCTGGCGCGCGCACGCGGCCGCGAGCACGACGCGCTCGATCGCAGCATCGACGTGCAGGTGCTGCGGCTGCGGCAGATCGTCGAGGACGATCCTTCCAAACCGCGCTTCATCAAGACGGTGTGGGGCATCGGCTACATGCTGGCCGCGGACGTCGACTCATGA
- a CDS encoding cytochrome b produces the protein MKSRPSDPDRYHGTAIALHWLIAALIVCGFYIGWIMTDIHGFTPTKLKYFSWHKWIGVTVFALAVVRVLWRATHRAPALDSATPTWQKAAAHLVHGLLYLLMLAIPLSGYLYSSAAGIQVVYLGIVPLPTLIGPDQALKATLRTVHVLLNYTLLALVVMHVLAALKHQFVDRDGLLGRMIPFLK, from the coding sequence ATGAAATCCCGTCCTTCAGATCCTGACCGCTATCACGGAACCGCCATTGCACTGCATTGGCTGATCGCTGCATTGATCGTCTGCGGTTTCTATATCGGCTGGATCATGACCGATATCCACGGCTTCACGCCGACCAAGCTCAAGTACTTCTCCTGGCACAAGTGGATCGGCGTGACCGTCTTCGCGCTCGCCGTGGTCCGCGTGCTGTGGCGCGCCACCCACCGCGCGCCGGCGCTCGACAGCGCCACGCCCACGTGGCAGAAGGCCGCGGCGCATCTGGTCCATGGTCTGTTATATCTGTTGATGCTGGCTATTCCGCTGTCCGGCTACCTCTATAGTTCCGCCGCCGGTATTCAGGTGGTGTATCTGGGCATCGTGCCGTTGCCCACCCTCATCGGCCCGGATCAGGCGCTCAAGGCCACGCTGCGCACGGTTCATGTGCTGCTCAATTACACGCTGCTGGCGCTGGTTGTCATGCATGTGCTGGCGGCGCTCAAGCATCAATTCGTCGACCGCGACGGCTTGCTCGGCAGGATGATTCCGTTCCTCAAGTAA
- a CDS encoding efflux RND transporter permease subunit: MIRFFVERPVFANVIALIVMLLGGVALINLPIAQYPPITPPTVQVVARFPGASAATVIDRVALPIETQVNGVENALYMQSTSTNDGTYTLTVTFAVGTDVDKAQVLVQNRVSAATAQLPQAVQQQGVTVRKRSTAILQLYTLQSPDPKYDSLFLSNYAVISLRDTLARLPGVGDVTVFGTGQYSMRVWLDPQKLSERGLTAADVMQAIQSQSKDVSAGQLGSEPNAGGSAFQLTLTMQGALTDPHEFDDIIVKADPNDGGHFVRIRDVGHTELGSSSYGQFFNLDGKPAAGIAIYQLPEANALEVGNAVKATMTRLAKDMPKGVSYQLPFDTTTFVRQSVLDVYKTLFEAALLVLAVILLFLQNWRAMLVPATTIPVTIIGTFGAIYLLGFSINLLTLFAIVLAIGIVVDDAIVVVEGITQHIELGKTPKQAAIDAMHELLGPIVGITLVLISVFLPSAFLGGVTGQMYRQFALVVVATTVISAINAVTLKPVQSARWLRPARPGKPNVVYRLFDRGYARVESGYVRVVAWFVARCRLALVIALALGAASAFLLTRIPTSFIPLEDQGYMLIAAQLADAASLGRTRGASTQIEKLIGAIPGVSHVVSIGGISPLDNNASLPNSALIYVTLDDWSQRGKGEDLRSLYLRMNRELAKLPDVRSVVIVPPPIQGLGNSGGVQMQVMLTDGSQNYQRLQDATDALIAGVSKRPELQRVFSPFRASVPTVELTLDRAKAESLQVPVGNVFDLLEDYVGSSYVNQFTTFNHTFPVFVQADGAFRRDTDDIRRLQIRSNSGHMVELGTFIDAHTSVGPAVATLYNLAPAAAINGNPANGYSTGDAIAAFEQEAARILPAGVGYEWTAMSYQEKLVGNSAYWVFAVGVLLVFCVLAAQYESWLLPVAVVLAVPLALLGTAGTLALLGAANNLYTQIGLVLLIALSAKNAILIVEFARHLRAQGVGIAEAAVEAARLRFRPIMMTSFAFILGVVPLVIATGASASARRSLGIAVFSGMLASTCIAVLFIPSFYVLLQRLAERHAARQTPPDA, encoded by the coding sequence ATGATTCGCTTCTTCGTCGAGCGGCCGGTCTTTGCCAATGTGATCGCGCTGATCGTGATGCTGCTGGGCGGCGTGGCGCTGATCAATCTGCCGATCGCGCAGTATCCGCCGATCACACCGCCGACCGTGCAGGTGGTCGCGCGTTTTCCCGGCGCGAGCGCGGCGACGGTGATCGATCGCGTGGCGCTGCCGATCGAAACGCAGGTCAACGGCGTGGAAAACGCGCTGTACATGCAGTCGACCAGCACCAACGACGGCACCTACACGCTGACGGTGACCTTCGCCGTCGGCACCGATGTCGACAAGGCGCAGGTGCTGGTGCAGAACCGCGTTTCAGCCGCCACCGCGCAATTGCCGCAGGCGGTGCAGCAGCAGGGCGTCACGGTGCGCAAGCGTTCCACCGCGATTTTGCAGTTGTACACGCTGCAATCGCCCGATCCGAAATACGATTCGCTGTTTCTCAGCAACTACGCGGTGATTTCGTTGCGCGACACGCTCGCGCGTTTGCCGGGTGTCGGCGACGTCACGGTGTTTGGCACCGGTCAATACAGCATGCGCGTGTGGCTCGATCCACAGAAACTCAGCGAGCGCGGTTTGACCGCCGCCGACGTGATGCAGGCGATCCAGAGCCAGAGCAAGGACGTGAGCGCGGGCCAGCTCGGCTCCGAACCGAATGCGGGCGGCTCCGCGTTTCAACTGACGCTGACGATGCAAGGCGCGCTCACCGACCCGCACGAATTCGACGACATCATCGTCAAAGCCGATCCGAACGACGGCGGCCATTTCGTGCGCATTCGCGACGTCGGGCACACCGAACTCGGGTCATCCAGTTACGGACAGTTCTTCAATCTCGACGGCAAACCCGCGGCCGGTATCGCGATCTATCAGTTGCCCGAGGCGAATGCATTGGAGGTCGGCAACGCCGTGAAGGCCACGATGACGCGCCTCGCGAAAGACATGCCGAAGGGCGTCAGCTACCAATTGCCGTTCGACACGACGACCTTCGTGCGGCAATCGGTGCTCGACGTCTACAAGACGCTGTTCGAAGCGGCCTTGCTGGTGCTGGCGGTGATCCTGCTGTTTCTGCAGAACTGGCGCGCAATGCTGGTGCCCGCCACGACGATTCCGGTGACGATCATCGGCACGTTCGGCGCGATCTATCTGCTGGGCTTTTCGATCAACCTGCTGACGCTATTCGCGATCGTGCTGGCCATCGGGATCGTGGTGGACGACGCGATCGTCGTGGTCGAAGGGATCACGCAACACATCGAGCTAGGCAAGACGCCCAAGCAGGCGGCCATCGACGCGATGCACGAATTGCTGGGGCCGATTGTCGGCATCACGCTGGTGCTGATCTCGGTGTTTCTGCCGTCGGCGTTTCTCGGCGGCGTGACGGGACAGATGTATCGGCAATTCGCGCTGGTGGTGGTCGCCACCACGGTGATCAGCGCGATCAATGCGGTGACGCTCAAGCCGGTGCAAAGCGCAAGGTGGTTGCGGCCAGCGCGGCCCGGCAAACCGAACGTGGTGTATCGCCTGTTCGACAGAGGCTACGCGCGCGTGGAAAGCGGCTACGTGCGGGTGGTCGCGTGGTTCGTGGCGCGTTGCCGTCTTGCGCTCGTGATCGCGCTGGCGCTCGGCGCGGCGTCCGCGTTTCTGCTCACGCGTATTCCCACGAGCTTCATTCCGCTCGAAGACCAGGGCTATATGCTGATCGCCGCGCAACTCGCGGACGCCGCGTCGCTCGGGCGCACTCGCGGGGCGAGCACGCAGATCGAAAAACTGATCGGCGCGATTCCCGGCGTGAGCCATGTGGTGTCGATCGGCGGCATCTCGCCGCTCGACAATAACGCCTCGCTGCCGAACTCCGCGCTGATCTACGTGACGCTCGACGACTGGAGCCAACGCGGCAAAGGCGAAGACCTGCGCTCGCTGTATCTGCGCATGAACCGCGAACTCGCGAAACTGCCCGACGTGCGCTCCGTGGTGATCGTGCCGCCGCCGATCCAGGGCCTCGGCAATAGCGGCGGTGTGCAGATGCAGGTGATGCTGACCGACGGCTCGCAAAACTACCAGCGGCTGCAGGACGCCACCGACGCGCTGATCGCCGGCGTCTCGAAGCGCCCCGAATTGCAGCGCGTGTTCAGCCCGTTTCGCGCGTCGGTGCCGACCGTCGAACTCACGCTGGATCGCGCCAAGGCCGAATCGTTGCAAGTGCCGGTCGGCAATGTGTTCGATCTGCTGGAGGATTATGTCGGTTCCAGCTACGTGAACCAGTTCACGACGTTCAACCATACGTTCCCCGTGTTCGTGCAGGCCGACGGCGCATTCCGTCGCGACACCGACGACATTCGCCGTTTGCAGATTCGCAGCAATAGCGGCCACATGGTCGAACTGGGCACGTTCATCGACGCGCACACGAGCGTCGGCCCGGCTGTCGCGACGCTCTACAACCTCGCGCCGGCTGCGGCCATCAACGGCAATCCGGCGAACGGCTACAGCACCGGCGACGCGATCGCGGCGTTCGAACAGGAAGCCGCGCGGATTCTGCCGGCCGGCGTCGGCTATGAGTGGACCGCCATGTCGTATCAGGAGAAGCTGGTTGGCAACTCGGCCTACTGGGTGTTCGCCGTGGGCGTGTTGCTGGTGTTCTGCGTGCTGGCCGCGCAGTACGAAAGCTGGCTGCTGCCGGTGGCGGTGGTGCTGGCCGTGCCGTTGGCATTGCTCGGCACGGCGGGCACGCTGGCGTTGCTCGGCGCCGCCAACAATCTGTACACGCAGATCGGCCTCGTGCTGTTGATTGCGTTGTCGGCGAAGAACGCGATTCTGATCGTCGAGTTCGCGCGGCATTTGCGCGCGCAGGGCGTCGGCATCGCGGAGGCCGCGGTGGAGGCGGCGCGTTTGCGGTTCCGGCCGATCATGATGACCTCGTTCGCCTTCATTCTCGGCGTGGTGCCGCTCGTGATCGCCACCGGCGCGAGTGCGAGCGCGCGCCGTTCGCTCGGGATTGCGGTATTTTCGGGGATGCTCGCGTCCACCTGTATCGCCGTGCTGTTCATCCCGTCGTTCTACGTGCTGTTGCAGCGCCTGGCAGAACGGCACGCGGCGCGCCAGACGCCGCCCGACGCTTAA